One Candidatus Tanganyikabacteria bacterium DNA window includes the following coding sequences:
- a CDS encoding ribbon-helix-helix protein, CopG family yields MSTTVRLDPEDVEALERARAAGLSASELIRKGLRVVASRYYRNRRPPSTGIFVSVDLKLGDESELFGEFNP; encoded by the coding sequence TTGTCGACCACCGTACGGCTGGATCCTGAGGATGTCGAGGCGTTGGAGCGAGCGCGTGCGGCCGGTCTTTCGGCCTCCGAGTTGATCCGTAAGGGCCTCCGCGTGGTGGCATCCCGCTACTACCGCAATCGCCGGCCCCCTTCGACCGGTATCTTCGTCTCGGTTGATCTCAAGCTAGGTGACGAATCAGAGTTGTTCGGCGAATTCAATCCTTGA
- a CDS encoding PIN domain-containing protein yields MRALARTPDGMATWPEFARELREAAAVVVPPLILSEVDYFLAKDRVAARRLLAEVLDPATTYELEPLLPEDLVRALQLDAKFGSLELGLVDASVAAVAERRGIYRVLTTDHNDFGPVRIGPQYRQPLVLLP; encoded by the coding sequence TTGCGGGCCCTCGCTCGAACGCCGGACGGCATGGCAACCTGGCCGGAGTTCGCCAGGGAACTCCGTGAAGCGGCAGCTGTCGTGGTACCTCCCCTGATCCTCTCCGAGGTGGACTACTTCCTGGCCAAGGATCGCGTGGCCGCACGCAGGCTGCTGGCGGAAGTCCTGGATCCTGCCACGACCTACGAGCTGGAGCCCCTTCTGCCCGAAGATCTTGTGCGGGCCCTTCAACTGGATGCCAAGTTCGGCTCGCTCGAACTCGGCCTGGTGGATGCCTCGGTCGCGGCGGTCGCGGAGCGTCGGGGTATCTACCGCGTGCTCACGACCGACCACAACGACTTCGGCCCCGTGCGGATCGGTCCGCAGTACCGGCAGCCGCTTGTCCTCCTACCGTAA